The following are from one region of the Trichocoleus sp. genome:
- a CDS encoding glycosyltransferase produces MRITILTTGSRGDIQPFIALGQGLKQAGYQVKLATHDTFQEMAQNYGLEFAAIAGDVQAMMASEAGQNMLKSQNPILLIKQYAQMVQPLVAQAISDSWAACQDSDAIIFTATAVWGYDIAEALGIPGFFASLMPQSSNPDFPYPSLSPTLHLGGILNRLSYSLLMEGFGLVFRQPLNEFRRSQLHLPPIPFGNIYRRLDHLPTPALYGYSSLVVPKPANWSDRIQITGYWFLNQALDWQPSLALLDFLAAGSAPVYVGFGSMSGEDAAQFTQVILGALKQAGQRGILLTGWGGIAQTELSDDVFLLSSVPHDWLFPQMAAIVHHGGAGTTAAALRAGVPSVVVPFFGDQPFWGDRVMKLGMSPSPIPKAELTVDRLAAAITTAVTNPVMQQQAKAIGAVIRAENGVQQAIEVMEHYLATSKYQSAQYA; encoded by the coding sequence ATGAGAATTACGATTTTAACAACGGGATCACGAGGGGATATTCAACCATTCATTGCCCTTGGACAAGGATTGAAACAGGCTGGATATCAAGTTAAGCTCGCCACCCACGACACGTTTCAGGAGATGGCGCAAAACTATGGACTAGAGTTTGCCGCGATCGCAGGAGATGTCCAAGCCATGATGGCAAGTGAGGCTGGACAGAACATGCTGAAGAGCCAGAATCCAATTTTATTGATCAAGCAATACGCCCAAATGGTGCAACCGCTCGTTGCTCAAGCCATATCCGATTCTTGGGCAGCTTGTCAGGATAGTGATGCAATCATTTTCACTGCTACAGCCGTTTGGGGCTATGACATTGCTGAAGCATTAGGAATTCCTGGTTTCTTTGCCTCCTTGATGCCTCAGAGTTCTAACCCAGATTTCCCATATCCTTCGCTGTCTCCCACATTGCATTTAGGTGGAATTCTCAATCGGCTGAGTTATTCACTGTTGATGGAAGGGTTTGGATTAGTCTTCAGGCAACCGTTGAATGAGTTTCGCCGTTCGCAGTTACATCTTCCACCCATTCCTTTTGGAAATATTTACCGCAGACTTGATCATTTACCTACCCCTGCTCTCTACGGCTATAGTTCGTTAGTTGTGCCTAAACCTGCCAATTGGAGCGATCGCATTCAGATCACTGGCTATTGGTTTCTCAATCAGGCATTAGATTGGCAACCCTCCCTGGCACTTCTAGATTTCCTTGCAGCAGGATCAGCCCCAGTTTATGTCGGTTTCGGCAGCATGAGCGGGGAGGATGCAGCACAGTTTACTCAGGTCATTCTGGGTGCTCTCAAGCAAGCAGGGCAACGGGGGATTTTGCTCACAGGCTGGGGAGGGATTGCTCAAACCGAACTGTCGGATGATGTGTTTCTTCTGTCTTCCGTTCCCCATGATTGGTTGTTTCCTCAAATGGCGGCGATCGTCCATCATGGTGGAGCTGGAACGACAGCCGCTGCGCTCAGAGCGGGAGTACCCTCTGTCGTTGTCCCCTTCTTTGGCGACCAGCCGTTCTGGGGCGATCGAGTAATGAAATTGGGCATGAGTCCGTCTCCTATTCCCAAAGCCGAGTTAACTGTAGACCGTTTGGCGGCAGCCATCACAACTGCTGTCACTAACCCAGTTATGCAACAGCAGGCAAAGGCGATCGGGGCA
- a CDS encoding TetR/AcrR family transcriptional regulator has product MPKEAKQSAKAEQILQGALQEFLRDGYAATSMARIAATAGVSKETLYSYFESKEKLFAAIVQYTAEQHLQQVFASEPLPPDPVEQLRILAAKSVTPENLDPMRMNFYRLIVGESGRFPDLARFYVEHFEKPGLEVSANLLQATPQLRSSDPQAVAWIISGTLSHYYQMMEMLQGKDILDMTFDRLVEALIELLFGDR; this is encoded by the coding sequence ATGCCTAAAGAAGCTAAGCAAAGCGCCAAGGCAGAACAAATTTTGCAGGGAGCCTTACAAGAATTTTTGCGGGATGGCTATGCTGCCACTAGCATGGCTCGGATTGCAGCAACCGCAGGAGTATCGAAAGAGACGCTCTACAGCTATTTTGAGAGTAAGGAGAAGCTATTTGCGGCGATCGTTCAATACACTGCTGAACAGCATTTACAGCAGGTGTTTGCCTCAGAACCATTGCCACCTGATCCGGTAGAACAATTACGAATACTAGCGGCTAAGAGCGTTACTCCTGAAAATCTTGACCCGATGCGAATGAACTTTTATCGGTTGATTGTGGGGGAATCGGGGCGATTTCCTGACCTGGCTCGGTTCTATGTTGAGCATTTTGAAAAACCGGGTTTGGAGGTTTCAGCGAATCTTCTGCAAGCCACTCCTCAACTTCGCAGTTCAGACCCACAAGCCGTTGCCTGGATTATTTCTGGAACATTGAGCCACTACTATCAAATGATGGAAATGCTGCAAGGCAAGGATATTCTGGACATGACCTTCGATCGCCTGGTGGAAGCTCTGATTGAATTATTGTTTGGCGATCGCTGA
- a CDS encoding glycosyltransferase: MMRIMLSTIRSRGDVQPLVAIALALQALDQEVRLCVPPDFRNWIERLGMLVTPIGPELRSTGKANPTAARPTPEQRRQMMEDTVATQFETIAAAAQDCNVIVASTRTHFCEI, translated from the coding sequence ATGATGCGTATCATGTTATCAACGATCAGATCACGGGGAGATGTCCAGCCGCTGGTGGCGATCGCGTTAGCATTGCAAGCCCTCGACCAGGAGGTTCGCCTGTGCGTGCCGCCCGATTTCCGCAACTGGATCGAGCGTCTGGGAATGCTCGTCACACCGATCGGACCCGAACTGCGCTCGACCGGGAAAGCTAACCCAACAGCAGCCCGACCCACACCCGAGCAGCGGCGTCAGATGATGGAAGACACAGTTGCCACACAGTTTGAAACGATCGCAGCCGCAGCACAAGATTGTAATGTCATCGTAGCGTCCACGCGAACACATTTTTGTGAAATCTAA
- a CDS encoding VOC family protein: MPATLEFYERALGLTRHFYDPDYQFGELTGCGAASLAVAAHSTGERLMPAGYERPSLGTRVANIEVAFTTDDVRGAFTRAVAAGAKVLAEPYVLPWGQEVAYVRAPDGTLLGLCAPLPAPDSGESTPAPLVP, translated from the coding sequence GTGCCAGCCACCCTAGAGTTTTACGAGCGTGCGCTTGGATTGACACGCCATTTTTACGACCCTGACTACCAGTTTGGGGAGTTAACGGGGTGTGGGGCTGCCAGTCTAGCGGTTGCGGCACACTCAACGGGGGAGCGTTTGATGCCAGCAGGGTATGAACGTCCGAGTTTAGGAACGCGCGTCGCGAACATCGAGGTAGCCTTTACGACAGACGATGTTCGCGGTGCGTTCACGCGGGCTGTTGCGGCGGGGGCAAAGGTGCTAGCTGAGCCGTATGTGCTGCCTTGGGGACAGGAGGTTGCGTACGTTCGGGCACCGGATGGCACGCTCTTGGGATTGTGCGCGCCGCTGCCTGCTCCTGATAGTGGGGAGAGCACACCTGCTCCGCTGGTTCCCTAA
- a CDS encoding MarC family protein, whose protein sequence is MIDKALSDFLTLWVTIEPLGTVVLFASLSAQLSQTQRRKIAFRAAVYSTVILLGSIVVGQAILSAMEIQLLSLQVAGGLILFLFAMQMIFGFSQEPVTPEKGHDMAVFPLAVPSIAGAEAIMAVVLLTDNHVYSIASQMVTACVVIVIMSITYGLMLLAEPILRVMAITVLPS, encoded by the coding sequence ATGATTGATAAAGCATTGAGCGACTTCCTGACGTTGTGGGTAACGATTGAACCGCTTGGAACGGTTGTGCTTTTTGCTTCGTTGTCGGCACAGCTATCTCAAACGCAGCGCCGTAAGATAGCGTTTAGGGCTGCTGTTTACTCCACAGTAATTTTGTTGGGGTCTATCGTAGTCGGACAAGCCATTCTGTCAGCGATGGAAATTCAGTTACTTTCTTTGCAAGTTGCAGGCGGTTTGATCCTGTTCTTGTTTGCCATGCAAATGATTTTTGGCTTTTCCCAGGAACCGGTAACGCCTGAAAAAGGTCACGATATGGCGGTTTTTCCGCTGGCAGTACCGTCTATTGCAGGAGCAGAAGCAATCATGGCTGTGGTTCTGCTGACAGATAATCACGTTTATTCGATCGCGTCACAGATGGTAACAGCTTGTGTTGTGATAGTTATTATGTCCATTACCTATGGATTGATGCTGCTAGCTGAGCCGATTCTACGTGTCATGGCAATAACGGTGCTGCCATCTTAG
- a CDS encoding GNAT family N-acetyltransferase: MELETAHLRLVLQSTEAILAQIAAMSPADQAEVSPNWLAQLRAAPSTDPWTHGFAIVLKTSGAVIGSCGYKGPPSSDRVVEIAYSVNVDHQGRGYATEAAAALTRYALESPEVQLVCAHTRPEENASTRVLTKCGFRWVGEVNDPEDGFVWRWERTSGVG; the protein is encoded by the coding sequence ATGGAACTTGAGACTGCACATCTCCGCCTTGTGCTGCAATCGACCGAAGCGATTCTTGCCCAAATTGCGGCGATGAGCCCTGCAGACCAGGCTGAGGTTTCCCCAAATTGGCTCGCCCAACTTCGGGCTGCCCCGTCTACTGATCCGTGGACGCACGGCTTTGCGATCGTGCTCAAGACGAGCGGTGCCGTCATTGGCAGCTGTGGGTACAAAGGTCCACCCAGTTCCGATCGAGTCGTTGAAATTGCCTACAGCGTCAATGTAGATCACCAAGGGCGTGGGTACGCCACTGAGGCAGCAGCAGCCCTGACCCGCTATGCCTTAGAGAGTCCTGAAGTGCAGTTAGTCTGTGCCCACACGCGACCCGAGGAGAATGCCTCAACCCGGGTTCTCACCAAGTGTGGGTTTCGCTGGGTTGGAGAGGTGAACGATCCGGAGGACGGTTTCGTGTGGCGGTGGGAGCGTACAAGTGGCGTGGGCTAA
- a CDS encoding GFA family protein — MLGDQKEQMNQSSIHGGCLCGTVTFEVNPPFQKMAHCHCSRCRKGTGTGHATNLTIDPSQFRWLSGEEVITRYDLPTAKSFSKWFCSHCGCPVPRLTRNGKIMVIPAGSLDTAPSITPTDHIFWASRVPWGCASGGLPTHAEYPESW, encoded by the coding sequence ATGTTAGGCGATCAGAAAGAGCAGATGAATCAGTCCAGCATTCACGGTGGTTGCTTGTGCGGAACGGTGACATTTGAAGTGAATCCACCATTCCAGAAAATGGCTCATTGCCACTGCTCACGCTGTCGCAAAGGCACGGGCACAGGTCACGCCACCAATCTAACCATTGATCCCAGCCAATTCCGCTGGCTGTCAGGGGAAGAAGTCATCACCCGGTATGACCTGCCCACAGCAAAGAGCTTCAGCAAATGGTTTTGCAGTCATTGCGGGTGCCCAGTCCCACGTCTCACACGCAACGGTAAGATCATGGTGATTCCGGCTGGCTCGTTGGATACAGCCCCGTCTATTACTCCGACCGATCACATCTTCTGGGCATCGAGAGTGCCGTGGGGTTGTGCGAGCGGCGGGCTTCCAACCCATGCCGAGTATCCAGAGTCATGGTAG
- a CDS encoding DUF4037 domain-containing protein, whose protein sequence is MALYPQSIWVKISLGLPLHDPYGVLAALKTQTTPYPAKLKQATIDKFAWEISFSLVVAQKAVARGDVAYAAGCCFRSVACMNQVLFALNEAYLLNEKGAVALANSFTLCPANYQRRIESVFALLAADAGLIKEAIVILDEIERELSQWYGDRRLAV, encoded by the coding sequence ATGGCTTTGTATCCTCAATCTATATGGGTGAAGATTTCCCTTGGTCTGCCACTTCACGATCCGTACGGCGTTCTAGCTGCTTTGAAGACTCAGACAACACCTTATCCAGCGAAGCTTAAGCAAGCAACGATTGACAAGTTTGCCTGGGAAATCAGTTTCTCGCTGGTGGTTGCTCAGAAGGCAGTTGCACGTGGTGATGTTGCCTATGCCGCAGGCTGCTGTTTTCGCAGTGTGGCTTGTATGAATCAGGTACTCTTCGCACTGAATGAGGCATACCTGCTGAATGAGAAGGGCGCTGTGGCACTGGCTAATAGCTTTACGCTTTGCCCTGCGAACTATCAACGACGGATTGAGTCAGTGTTTGCGCTATTGGCGGCTGATGCAGGATTGATCAAAGAGGCGATCGTAATCCTTGATGAGATTGAGCGAGAATTGAGCCAGTGGTATGGCGATCGACGGTTGGCAGTGTAA